A genomic segment from Gracilinanus agilis isolate LMUSP501 chromosome 1, AgileGrace, whole genome shotgun sequence encodes:
- the LOC123249187 gene encoding formin-like protein 5 produces the protein MEVRPREEAEKEAQGWEAPGGKELSGGRAPPPAGRSAGAQPEPEPQPKPEPEKGDGGGGLGACHPPGERARPPVRRLGTVRPARTPGLSLGGGRSAAEGRSGPVPGCQLRGRTRDPRDPPDSPDLRAP, from the coding sequence ATGGAGGTTAGACCTAGGGAGGAGGCTGAGAAGGAGGCTCAAGGGTGGGAGGCTCCGGGCGGGAAGGAGTTAAGCGGAGGCCGGGCCCCGCCCCCCGCAGGCCGCAGCGCCGGAGCCCAGCCGGAGCCGGAGCCCCAGCCGAAGCCCGAGCCGGAGAAAGGGGACGGCGGCGGCGGCCTCGGAGCCTGCCATCCCCCGGGAGAGCGAGCCCGCCCTCCCGTCCGGCGCCTGGGGACTGTCAGGCCGGCCCGAACCCCGGGCCTGAGCCTCGGAGGCGGGCGGAGCGCAGCGGAGGGCAGATCCGGCCCGGTCCCGGGCTGCCAGCTCCGGGGGCGGACCCGGGATCCCCGGGATCCCCCAGATTCCCCAGATCTCCGGGCCCCG
- the TESK1 gene encoding dual specificity testis-specific protein kinase 1 isoform X2 encodes MAGERPPLSGPGPGPGPGPGEGPGEAGGEGPPAPGGGGRPSSYRALRSAVSSLARVDDFHCAEKIGAGFFSDVYKVRHRQSGQILVLKMNRLPSNRGNTLREVQLMNRLRHPNILRFMGVCVHQGQLHALTEYINGGTLEQLLSSPEPLTWPARLRLALDIARGLRYLHAKGVFHRDLTSKNCLVRREEEGLTAVVGDFGLAEKIPVYREGARKEPLAVVGSPYWMAPEVLRGELYDEKADVFAFGIVLCELIARVPADPDYLPRTEDFGLDVAAFRALVGEDCPPPFLLLAIHCCSMEPSSRAPFTEITQHLEHILEQLPGPQSLVKPVPSAPTQGMGNAPRDGPSTAPPQHLPLPPDPRLARSRSDLFLPPSPGLLPCWGDSQTRVNPFSQREDLWGGRIKLLDTPSRKAIPLLPLPTASPSPVTTPEPLVQPPYPRPLPGTPARRCRSLPSSPELPRRMETALPGPGPPPVGPFSEDRMDCEGSSPETEPPGPRPSPFPAALNDNFISTCSSASQLWSSRPGPSTGLLVNNNPSPVVVSSPPGWGGQPWGRAQRSLPQATALERTEPATLPPTVAPRDPEEGLPCPGCCLGPFSFSFLSVCPRPTPAVARYRNLNCEAGSLLCHRGHHAKPPTPGLQLPGARS; translated from the exons ATGGCCGGAGAGCGGCCCCCGCTAAGCGgcccggggccggggccggggccggggccagGAGAAGGGCCCGGGGAGGCCGGGGGGGAGGGGCCCCCGGCGCCCGGGGGCGGGGGCCGCCCCTCCTCCTACCGAGCGCTCCGCAGCGCCGTGTCCAGCCTGGCCCGAGTGGACGACTTTCACTGCGCGGAGAAGATCGGGGCCGGCTTCTTCTCCGACGTGTACAAG GTCCGCCACCGACAGTCTGGACAGATCCTTGTGCTGAAGATGAACCGGCTTCCCAGTAACCGAGGAAACACACTTCGGGAGGTGCAACTCATGAACCGACTTCGGCACCCTAACATCCTGCG GTTCATGGGGGTCTGCGTTCATCAGGGGCAACTTCACGCCCTAACTGAG TATATTAATGGGGGAACCCTGGAGCAGCTTCTCAGCTCCCCAGAGCCTCTGACCTGGCCAGCTAGGCTCCGCCTGGCCTTGGACATTGCGAGGGGCCTCCGCTACCTACACGCTAAGGGGGTTTTCCATCGGGACCTCACCTCCAAG aacTGCCTGGTACGACGGGAAGAGGAGGGCCTTACAGCTGTGGTGGGTGACTTTGGACTGGCAGAAAAGATCCCTGTGTACAG GGAGGGGGCAAGGAAGGAACCATTGGCTGTGGTTGGCTCCCCATACTGGATGGCACCTGAGGTACTTCGGGGAGAACTATATGATGAGAAG GCTGATGTCTTTGCCTTTGGGATTGTCCTGTGTGAACTCATTGCCCGGGTCCCTGCTGACCCTGACTACTTGCCCCGAACTGAG GATTTTGGTCTGGATGTCGCTGCTTTCCGTGCCCTGGTTGGAGAGGATTGCCCCCCACCCTTCCTCCTCCTGGCCATCCACTGCTGTAGT ATGGAGCCTAGTTCCCGAGCCCCCTTCACTGAGATCACGCAGCATCTGGAGCATATCCTGGAGCAGTTACCTGGGCCCCAGAGCCTGGTGAAACCAGTCCCCTCTGCCCCAACCCAGGGTATGGGAAA TGCCCCAAGAGATGGTCCATCTACCGCTCCTCCTCAGCACTTGCCACTGCCCCCCGATCCCCGGCTTGCTCGTAGCCGCTCTGACCTATTCCTTCCACCTTCCCCCGGGCTGCTGCCCTGTTGGGGGGATAGCCAGACCAGAGTCAACCCCTTCTCCCAGAGGGAAGACCTCTGGGGTGGCAGAATCAAGCTCTTGGACACTCCTAGCAGAAAGGCCATCCCCCTATTGCCACTGCCCACTGCCAGCCCAAGTCCAGTGACCACACCTGAGCCTCTGGTTCAGCCACCTTACCCCCGGCCCCTACCAGGAACCCCTGCCCGAAGATGCCgctccctgccctcctccccagAGCTGCCTCGAAGGATGGAGACTGCTCTGCCTGGGCCGGGCCCACCTCCTGTGGGCCCCTTCTCTGAGGACAGGATGGACTGTGAGGGCAGCAGCCCTGAAACAGAGCCCCCCGGGCCTAGGCCCTCCCCATTCCCTGCTGCGCTCAACGACAATTTTATCAGCACCTGTTCCTCTGCCTCCCAGCTCTGGTCCTCCAGGCCAGGGCCTTCCACAGGACTCCTGGTCAACAACAACCCTTCGCCTGTGGTGGTGAGCTCCCCGCCAGGCTGGGGTGGCCAGCCCTGGGGCAGAGCTCAGCGCAGCCTGCCCCAGGCCACAGCCCTGGAACGGACTGAGCCTGCCACCCTTCCCCCCACTGTGGCCCCCAGGGACCCTGAGGAGGGGCTACCCTGCCCTGGCTGTTGCCTTGGCCccttcagcttcagtttcctgtcTGTGTGCCCCCGGCCTACACCTGCTGTAGCCCGCTACCGCAACCTGAACTGTGAGGCTGGCAGTCTGCTCTGCCACCGAGGGCACCATGCCAAGCCACCCACGCCTGGCCTGCAGCTGCCTGGAGCCCGCTCCTAG
- the TESK1 gene encoding dual specificity testis-specific protein kinase 1 isoform X1, whose product MAGERPPLSGPGPGPGPGPGEGPGEAGGEGPPAPGGGGRPSSYRALRSAVSSLARVDDFHCAEKIGAGFFSDVYKVRHRQSGQILVLKMNRLPSNRGNTLREVQLMNRLRHPNILRFMGVCVHQGQLHALTEYINGGTLEQLLSSPEPLTWPARLRLALDIARGLRYLHAKGVFHRDLTSKNCLVRREEEGLTAVVGDFGLAEKIPVYREGARKEPLAVVGSPYWMAPEVLRGELYDEKADVFAFGIVLCELIARVPADPDYLPRTEDFGLDVAAFRALVGEDCPPPFLLLAIHCCSMEPSSRAPFTEITQHLEHILEQLPGPQSLVKPVPSAPTQATAPRDGPSTAPPQHLPLPPDPRLARSRSDLFLPPSPGLLPCWGDSQTRVNPFSQREDLWGGRIKLLDTPSRKAIPLLPLPTASPSPVTTPEPLVQPPYPRPLPGTPARRCRSLPSSPELPRRMETALPGPGPPPVGPFSEDRMDCEGSSPETEPPGPRPSPFPAALNDNFISTCSSASQLWSSRPGPSTGLLVNNNPSPVVVSSPPGWGGQPWGRAQRSLPQATALERTEPATLPPTVAPRDPEEGLPCPGCCLGPFSFSFLSVCPRPTPAVARYRNLNCEAGSLLCHRGHHAKPPTPGLQLPGARS is encoded by the exons ATGGCCGGAGAGCGGCCCCCGCTAAGCGgcccggggccggggccggggccggggccagGAGAAGGGCCCGGGGAGGCCGGGGGGGAGGGGCCCCCGGCGCCCGGGGGCGGGGGCCGCCCCTCCTCCTACCGAGCGCTCCGCAGCGCCGTGTCCAGCCTGGCCCGAGTGGACGACTTTCACTGCGCGGAGAAGATCGGGGCCGGCTTCTTCTCCGACGTGTACAAG GTCCGCCACCGACAGTCTGGACAGATCCTTGTGCTGAAGATGAACCGGCTTCCCAGTAACCGAGGAAACACACTTCGGGAGGTGCAACTCATGAACCGACTTCGGCACCCTAACATCCTGCG GTTCATGGGGGTCTGCGTTCATCAGGGGCAACTTCACGCCCTAACTGAG TATATTAATGGGGGAACCCTGGAGCAGCTTCTCAGCTCCCCAGAGCCTCTGACCTGGCCAGCTAGGCTCCGCCTGGCCTTGGACATTGCGAGGGGCCTCCGCTACCTACACGCTAAGGGGGTTTTCCATCGGGACCTCACCTCCAAG aacTGCCTGGTACGACGGGAAGAGGAGGGCCTTACAGCTGTGGTGGGTGACTTTGGACTGGCAGAAAAGATCCCTGTGTACAG GGAGGGGGCAAGGAAGGAACCATTGGCTGTGGTTGGCTCCCCATACTGGATGGCACCTGAGGTACTTCGGGGAGAACTATATGATGAGAAG GCTGATGTCTTTGCCTTTGGGATTGTCCTGTGTGAACTCATTGCCCGGGTCCCTGCTGACCCTGACTACTTGCCCCGAACTGAG GATTTTGGTCTGGATGTCGCTGCTTTCCGTGCCCTGGTTGGAGAGGATTGCCCCCCACCCTTCCTCCTCCTGGCCATCCACTGCTGTAGT ATGGAGCCTAGTTCCCGAGCCCCCTTCACTGAGATCACGCAGCATCTGGAGCATATCCTGGAGCAGTTACCTGGGCCCCAGAGCCTGGTGAAACCAGTCCCCTCTGCCCCAACCCAGG CGACTGCCCCAAGAGATGGTCCATCTACCGCTCCTCCTCAGCACTTGCCACTGCCCCCCGATCCCCGGCTTGCTCGTAGCCGCTCTGACCTATTCCTTCCACCTTCCCCCGGGCTGCTGCCCTGTTGGGGGGATAGCCAGACCAGAGTCAACCCCTTCTCCCAGAGGGAAGACCTCTGGGGTGGCAGAATCAAGCTCTTGGACACTCCTAGCAGAAAGGCCATCCCCCTATTGCCACTGCCCACTGCCAGCCCAAGTCCAGTGACCACACCTGAGCCTCTGGTTCAGCCACCTTACCCCCGGCCCCTACCAGGAACCCCTGCCCGAAGATGCCgctccctgccctcctccccagAGCTGCCTCGAAGGATGGAGACTGCTCTGCCTGGGCCGGGCCCACCTCCTGTGGGCCCCTTCTCTGAGGACAGGATGGACTGTGAGGGCAGCAGCCCTGAAACAGAGCCCCCCGGGCCTAGGCCCTCCCCATTCCCTGCTGCGCTCAACGACAATTTTATCAGCACCTGTTCCTCTGCCTCCCAGCTCTGGTCCTCCAGGCCAGGGCCTTCCACAGGACTCCTGGTCAACAACAACCCTTCGCCTGTGGTGGTGAGCTCCCCGCCAGGCTGGGGTGGCCAGCCCTGGGGCAGAGCTCAGCGCAGCCTGCCCCAGGCCACAGCCCTGGAACGGACTGAGCCTGCCACCCTTCCCCCCACTGTGGCCCCCAGGGACCCTGAGGAGGGGCTACCCTGCCCTGGCTGTTGCCTTGGCCccttcagcttcagtttcctgtcTGTGTGCCCCCGGCCTACACCTGCTGTAGCCCGCTACCGCAACCTGAACTGTGAGGCTGGCAGTCTGCTCTGCCACCGAGGGCACCATGCCAAGCCACCCACGCCTGGCCTGCAGCTGCCTGGAGCCCGCTCCTAG